The Candidatus Ancaeobacter aquaticus genome includes the window GAAGGGCAGATATGGGAAGCGGCAATGACAGCCAGTTTTAGAAAACTTGATAATGTTTGTGCTATTCTTGATAAGAATAAGGTTCAGCAGGACGGGCCGACTGAAAAAATAAAGAATCTTGATCCGGTAGCAGACAAATGGAAAGCATGCGGTTGGGAAGTTATCGAGATTGCCGGACATAAGATAGAAGAAGTTTTGAATGCGCTAGACAAGGCTGAAACGATAAAAGGTAAACCGACTATCATTATAGCCGATACCATTAAAGGTAAAGGCGTGTCATTTATGGAAGGGCAGTTTACCTGGCATGGTAAAGCGCCAAGTGAAGAAGAACTCGCTGCGGCGTTAAAGGAACTTGAATAAATAAGGTGCAGTCATGACAGAGAAAATGAAGGCGACTCGCGACGGTGCGGGTGAAGGATTTATGGAGCTGGCAAATCAGAGAGACGACATCGTTGTCTTGAGTGCTGATCTTGCGACATCCACACGTGCCGATAAATTTGAGAAGGTGCATCCTGACAGATTTATCAATATGGGTATATGTGAGCAGGATATGATCGGCACAGCCGTAGGGTTTGCAATGGCCGGTAAAGTCCCGTTTGCTTGTTCGTTTAGCTGTTTTATGCTGACACGGGCATATGACCAGATACGCGTATCGCTTTGTTATAATAATGAGAATGTAAAACTGATTGGTTCACATAGCGGTATTACCGTCGGACCGGACGGTGCGACTGCGCAATATAATGAAGATATTGCGATAATGCGTGTTCTGCCAAATATGAAAGTCATTGTTCCCGCTGATACCCATGAAGCAAAAAAAGCGGTGTTAGCAAGCGCTGATATAGCTGGTCCGGTCTATATACGTGTCGGAAGAGGGCCTATTCCGGCGGTTACCTTTGAAAGTGATCCATTTGAATTTGGTAAAGCAAAGATTCTCCGTGAAGGTAGTGATGTTTCAATTATTGCTTGCGGTATAATGGTTAAAGATGCATTGGATGCGGCCGAAGAACTTAAAGAAAACGGGATAACTGCTCGTGTTATTAACCTCCACACAATAAAACCCCTTGATGAAGCGGCACTGATTAATGCTGCCAAAAAAACCGGTGCGATCGTCACAGCTGAAGAGCATCAGATATATGGTGGCATGGGTAGTGCGGTAGCCGAACTGTTAAGTGTTCAGTTTTCGGTACCCATAGAAATGATCGGCATTAAAAACGTGTTTGGCGAGTCAGGGACTCCTGACGAATTAAAAACTAAATACGATCTTACTAAAGAAACTATTGTTGACGCGTGCAAAAAAGCAATTGCACGTAAAAAGAAGTAGTAATATTTTCCTCACACAAAATCAAGAATTATTTAAGTGAAATGACACGAAGTGTCCAACCCGCTTTTCTTACAGAGATTCGTCATGAAAAGATGTAGGTATCTGTAAATGCAAGGCTTGAGACTG containing:
- a CDS encoding transketolase family protein; protein product: MTEKMKATRDGAGEGFMELANQRDDIVVLSADLATSTRADKFEKVHPDRFINMGICEQDMIGTAVGFAMAGKVPFACSFSCFMLTRAYDQIRVSLCYNNENVKLIGSHSGITVGPDGATAQYNEDIAIMRVLPNMKVIVPADTHEAKKAVLASADIAGPVYIRVGRGPIPAVTFESDPFEFGKAKILREGSDVSIIACGIMVKDALDAAEELKENGITARVINLHTIKPLDEAALINAAKKTGAIVTAEEHQIYGGMGSAVAELLSVQFSVPIEMIGIKNVFGESGTPDELKTKYDLTKETIVDACKKAIARKKK